The following coding sequences are from one Diabrotica virgifera virgifera chromosome 2, PGI_DIABVI_V3a window:
- the LOC114333094 gene encoding uncharacterized protein LOC114333094, translating to MSKIVLLLFTIGAMAVFSAAKQEPTVCYSCTIYDGDLCNDLDLSNRTKVRCPDMPPDNKTTSGVACYTIYRTLYGTTLTERGCTYTEVDGEDVCSHVDNKGYTCDFCYEDLCNDKPIYLN from the exons ATGTCTAAAATAGTACTTCTTTTGTTTACGATTGGAGCTATGGCAG TTTTTTCCGCCGCAAAGCAAGAACCCACAGTATGTTATTCCTGTACAATTTATGACGGAGATTTGTGCAATGACCTGGACCTATCTAACCGTACGAAAGTAAGATGCCCAGATATGCCCCCAGATAATAAGACAACCTCAGGTGTAGCTTGTTATACTATTTATCGTACCTTGT ATGGTACTACGTTAACTGAAAGAGGATGCACCTACACAGAGGTAGATGGAGAAGATGTTTGTTCACATGTCGATAATAAAGGATACACATGCGATTTTTGTTATGAAGACCTCTGCAATGATAAGCCAATATATCTTAATTGA